From the Tripterygium wilfordii isolate XIE 37 chromosome 6, ASM1340144v1, whole genome shotgun sequence genome, one window contains:
- the LOC120000797 gene encoding vascular-related unknown protein 4-like, with protein MEEESSSMNSSISKDVVSSKRITHNSCEESGWTAYFEDLSDDHQHSNFSSSNSLGSSSMVSDASSRPALLKSCKEHGVDNVPYSSMPKKLNFKKSRAKEISHVDLEDTASSPVNSPKVSDPRPADSMNPRKADDHNMCSSLGKGGTSEEFSGLQEGTTCETNNGYKNLKKKGLCLVPMSFLFNYLG; from the exons ATGGAGGAGGAGTCGTCATCTATGAATTCATCTATAAGCAAAGATGTTGTCTCTTCTAAGAGAATCACTCACAACTCTTGTGAAGAGAGTGGTTGGACAGCTTATTTTGAAGACTTATCAGATGATCATCAGCACAGTAATTTTTCCTCGTCAAACAGTCTTGGTAGCTCTTCTATGGTCTCTGATGCTTCTTCTCGTCCTGCACTTCTGAAATCATGCAAGGAACATGGCGTTGATAATGTTCCATATTCTTCAATGCCCAAGAAATTAAATTTCAAGAAATCAAGAGCTAAGGAGATTTCTCATGTTGATTTGGAAGACACTGCTAGCTCTCCTGTTAATAGTCCCAAG GTTAGCGATCCTAGACCGGCTGATTCTATGAATCCCAGAAAGGCAGATGACCATAATATGTGTAGTTCTCTG GGTAAGGGAGGCACTTCAGAGGAATTTTCGGGTCTACAGGAAGGGACAACGTGTGAAACGAATAATGGCTACaaaaatttgaagaagaagggGCTGTGTTTGGTTCCTATGTCCTTTTTATTTAACTACCTTGGTTGA
- the LOC120000940 gene encoding isocitrate lyase has product MAASFSVPSMIMEEEGRFEAEVAEVQAWWNSERFKLTNRPYSARDVVALRGSLKQSYASNELAKKLWRTLKTHQANGTASRTFGALDPVQVTMMAKHLDTIYVSGWQCSSTHTSTNEPGPDLADYPYDTVPNKVEHLFFAQQYHDRKQREARMSMSREERARTPYIDYLKPIIADGDTGFGATTATVKLCKLFVERGAAGVHIEDQSSVTKKCGHMAGKVLVAVSEHVNRLVAARLQFDVMGTETVLVARTDAVAATLIQSNVDYRDHQFILGATNPKIRGKHLASLLAEAMAAGKTGAELQAIEDNWLAMAQLKTFSECIVDAIKNMNAPEDEKRRRMNEWMNHSSFDKCLSNEQGREIAERLGLKNLFWDWDLPRTREGFYRFKGSVMAAVIRGRAFAPHADLIWMETASPDMDECTNFAEGVKSVRPEIMLAYNLSPSFNWDASGMTDNQMSEFIPRIAKLGYCWQFITLAGFHADALIVDTFAKDFSRRGMLAYVEKIQREERINGVDTLAHQKWSGANYYDRYLKTVQGGISSTAAMGKGVTEEQFKESWTRPGATQLGNDGNTVVAKARM; this is encoded by the exons AAGCTAACCAACCGACCATATTCGGCAAGAGATGTTGTGGCTTTAAGGGGAAGCCTTAAACAAAGCTATGCATCTAATGAATTGGCCAAGAAACTCTGGAGAACACTCAAGACTCACCAGGCCAATGGAACTGCTTCAAGGACTTTTGGTGCACTTGATCCAGTCCAGGTGACTATGATGGCTAAACATTTGGACACAATTTATGTCTCTGGTTGGCAGTGCTCATCCACACATACCTCCACAAATGAACCAGGTCCAGACCTTGCTGATTACCCCTATGACACTGTCCCGAACAAGGTCGAGCACCTCTTTTTCGCGCAACAGTACCATGACAGGAAACAAAGAGAGGCAAGAATGAGCATGAGCCGCGAAGAGAGGGCTAGGACTCCCTATATTGATTATTTGAAACCAATCATTGCTGATGGGGATACTGGCTTTGGAGCCACTACAGCGACTGTTAAGCTGTGCAAGCTCTTTGTGGAGCGGGGGGCTGCTGGTGTTCACATTGAGGACCAGTCTTCTGTGACCAAAAAATGCGGTCACATGGCCGGAAAAGTACTCGTTGCTGTTAGTGAACATGTTAATAGGCTTGTAGCTGCAAGGTTACAGTTTGATGTGATGGGAACTGAGACGGTCTTGGTGGCAAGGACTGACGCGGTCGCGGCTACTTTGATCCAATCTAATGTGGATTATAGAGACCATCAGTTTATCTTGGGTGCCACAAATCCAAAAATTAGAGGGAAACACTTGGCTTCTCTTTTAGCAGAAGCAATGGCTGCAGGTAAAACAGGAGCTGAACTTCAAGCAATTGAGGACAATTGGCTTGCAATGGCGCAACTCAAGACATTCTCTGAATGTATTGTGGATGCAATCAAGAATATGAATGCTCCGGAGGATGAGAAGAGGAGGAGAATGAATGAGTGGATGAATCATTCAAGCTTTGATAAATGTTTGTCCAATGAGCAAGGAAGAGAAATCGCTGAAAGATTGGGACTTAAGAATCTGTTCTGGGACTGGGACTTGCCTAGAACCAGAGAAGGGTTTTATAGGTTCAAAGGATCTGTAATGGCTGCAGTCATTCGCGGCCGTGCTTTTGCTCCTCATGCTGACCTTATTTGGATGGAAACTGCTAGCCCAGACATGGATGAGTGCACCAACTTCGCTGAAGGCGTGAAATCTGTGCGTCCCGAAATCATGTTGGCATACAATCTCTCACCATCATTTAACTGGGATGCTTCAGGAATGACTGATAACCAAATGAGCGAGTTCATTCCTAGGATTGCTAAGTTGGGATATTGTTGGCAGTTCATAACTCTTGCAGGTTTCCATGCTGATGCACTAATCGTCGACACTTTTGCGAAAGACTTTTCCAGGAGGGGAATGCTGGCTTATGTTGAGAAGATCCAGAGAGAAGAAAGGATCAATGGGGTCGACACACTTGCTCATCAAAAATGGTCTGGCGCAAACTACTATGATAGGTATCTCAAGACTGTTCAGGGAGGCATATCTTCCACTGCTGCTATGGGAAAAG GTGTGACTGAGGAGCAATTCAAGGAGAGTTGGACTAGGCCGGGAGCCACACAACTGGGTAATGACGGCAACACGGTTGTTGCCAAAGCAAGAATGTAG